Below is a genomic region from Oceanispirochaeta sp. M1.
GTCCAAATTGTCCTGCCATGAAAGACGTTCTGAACCAGCTCTCCCTTGATGGTGAAGAGATTAATGTTGATATGGAAACTGGTATGGAAGCAGCCTCAGAAGATCTTGTATTTGCAGCTCCTACTGTAATCTTCAGATCTTCAAAGGGAGAAGAAATATTTAGAACTGGACATCCCGGTGATGTTATTGATCTGTTTAAACTAGAATCTGTTTCAGCCTGATTAAATGAATCTACCCCATTCAATCGGTCTTCAGAAGACGTCACTTATAGACTATCCGGGAAAAGTTGCAACTGTTCTGTTTCTTCCTGGATGCAATATGAGATGTTCTTATTGTCATAATTCTGACCTTGCCCTGGGAAAGACTGAAGAGCTGCTGAACAGGGATGATGTGATTGATTTTGTAAAAAACAGGGCTCCCCTCCTGGGAGGGGTAGTAATATCCGGTGGGGAGCCGCTTTTACATGAAGGAATATCCGATCTGATTGCATTGTTCCACAATAAATTGGGACTATCCGTAAAGCTTGATACAAACGGGATGCTTCCTGAAAGACTGGAATCCCTGATTGATTCTGAGAACAAGCCTGATTTTATTGCTATGGATCTAAAATCCATACCATCCAACTACACATCTTTTTCATTCTGCTCAGATGCTGAAAGTATAATAAAGCGC
It encodes:
- a CDS encoding anaerobic ribonucleoside-triphosphate reductase activating protein, with protein sequence MNLPHSIGLQKTSLIDYPGKVATVLFLPGCNMRCSYCHNSDLALGKTEELLNRDDVIDFVKNRAPLLGGVVISGGEPLLHEGISDLIALFHNKLGLSVKLDTNGMLPERLESLIDSENKPDFIAMDLKSIPSNYTSFSFCSDAESIIKRSMKLINESKIPSQYRTTVHSDYINIDMLDELSELLQGCQDYVLNPFMPGNCLNPDYNNHPGTTVKELLSLQEGFISRGINCRVPSVQNCCNPL